One genomic region from Anabaena sp. PCC 7108 encodes:
- a CDS encoding ATP/GTP-binding protein, giving the protein MLVQLTIENFLSFREETTFSLVGVSSDQRHADHFAVDAAGKGRSLLPISAIYGANAAGKSNLIKAIDFAKNLIVEGTRSGQIIPISPFKLGDDNKKPSKFEFIFTYRDNLYSYGFKLNATQILEEWLYVTPAGKKREVLYFERITSENKETKVELGASLKGRSNKNKQFLEFIEQGTRPNQLFLTETVDRNVQLVKPVFDWFKKVLTVIPAEATHQGLELGMLNSKEFTDFLSNFLKFAGTGIDSIGTTEVELDFDRYLPDIPENHREEIIQNLSESGENSAVMIENSLGKRYLLMKNSQNQLNLIQIRTQHHHESGHLVDFTIEEESEGTQRLINLIPALFILKENPEKVIFLDELDRRLHPLLSRQFVEGALKCKSQNNMSQLIFTTHDTNLLDLELLRRDEIWFVEKNKQGASHIYSLAEFKIRPDLEIEKGYLNGRFGAIPFFGDIRSLGWLDCEDDVTKKNNINNGKNQ; this is encoded by the coding sequence ATGCTAGTTCAGTTAACTATAGAAAACTTCCTATCTTTCAGAGAGGAGACAACATTTAGTCTAGTGGGGGTAAGCAGTGACCAGCGTCATGCAGATCATTTTGCTGTAGACGCAGCAGGTAAAGGGCGATCACTATTGCCTATCTCTGCTATATATGGTGCAAACGCAGCAGGTAAGTCTAATCTGATCAAGGCAATTGATTTTGCAAAAAATTTGATTGTAGAAGGAACACGTAGTGGGCAAATTATTCCAATTTCTCCATTTAAATTAGGTGATGACAATAAAAAACCTAGTAAGTTTGAATTTATTTTTACTTATCGGGACAACCTTTATTCTTATGGATTTAAGCTGAATGCTACTCAGATTCTTGAAGAGTGGCTTTATGTCACTCCTGCTGGTAAAAAAAGAGAAGTACTATACTTTGAGCGTATTACCTCTGAAAATAAAGAAACAAAAGTAGAGCTTGGAGCATCGCTTAAAGGTAGAAGTAACAAAAATAAGCAATTTTTAGAATTTATTGAACAAGGTACTCGTCCTAATCAGCTTTTCTTGACAGAAACTGTGGATCGTAATGTTCAGTTAGTAAAGCCAGTATTTGACTGGTTCAAAAAGGTGCTGACCGTTATACCAGCAGAAGCTACACATCAAGGTTTAGAGCTTGGAATGCTGAATAGTAAGGAATTCACTGATTTTTTGAGCAATTTTTTGAAATTTGCCGGTACAGGAATTGATTCGATAGGAACAACAGAGGTTGAACTAGATTTTGACCGTTATCTTCCAGACATACCAGAAAATCATAGAGAGGAAATAATTCAAAATCTTTCTGAATCTGGTGAAAATTCAGCCGTCATGATTGAGAATTCATTAGGTAAGCGTTACCTTCTTATGAAAAATTCTCAAAATCAGTTAAATTTAATTCAGATCAGAACTCAACATCATCATGAAAGTGGTCACCTTGTTGACTTTACAATCGAGGAGGAATCCGAAGGTACACAGCGCTTGATTAATCTCATTCCTGCGCTTTTTATTTTGAAGGAAAATCCTGAAAAAGTCATTTTTCTAGATGAGTTGGATCGTCGTTTACATCCCTTGCTATCACGTCAATTTGTAGAAGGTGCATTAAAATGCAAAAGTCAAAACAATATGAGCCAACTAATTTTCACAACTCATGATACTAATTTGCTTGACTTAGAACTTCTGCGTCGAGATGAAATTTGGTTTGTTGAAAAAAATAAACAAGGTGCATCACATATCTATTCTCTAGCTGAATTCAAAATTCGCCCTGACTTGGAAATAGAAAAAGGATATTTAAACGGTCGATTTGGAGCTATTCCATTTTTTGGTGATATTCGTAGTTTAGGATGGCTTGATTGTGAAGATGATGTAACTAAAAAAAATAATATTAACAATGGGAAAAATCAGTAG
- a CDS encoding GDP-mannose 4,6-dehydratase gives MTKTALITGITGQDGYYLSHLLLNQNYRVVGLVSPHRQPNLSKLGSLKDKVEIYTVDLRDCAGLLTAVEQLQPHEIYNLAAPSFVPDSWHDPLGTLDLITGTATRLLDAIRQVGLSTRFYQASSSEMFGDVDVSPQDEETTFRPKNPYAAAKLHAHWTMVHHRQRYGLFACSGILYNHESPLRPPQFVTRKVSLAVASIKLGLAQTLEMGNLDAKRDWGFAGDHVEAMWRMLQVDEPEEYVIGTGKLHSVRELIATAFDCVELDWRNYVVTNSNLLRADEHFQLVANPSKAKQNLGWEPKVSFEQLLEKMVKTDLEGLQSGKVTPFISALPI, from the coding sequence ATGACAAAAACAGCCCTAATTACAGGCATTACAGGTCAAGATGGCTACTATCTCAGTCATTTACTGCTTAACCAAAATTACCGAGTCGTGGGCTTGGTATCTCCCCATCGACAACCTAACTTGTCAAAATTGGGAAGTCTAAAAGATAAAGTAGAAATTTACACCGTTGATTTAAGAGATTGTGCGGGTTTATTAACTGCTGTCGAACAACTACAGCCCCACGAAATTTACAATTTAGCTGCGCCGAGTTTTGTTCCCGATTCCTGGCATGATCCTTTAGGAACTCTCGATCTGATCACCGGCACTGCTACGCGGTTATTAGACGCAATCCGCCAAGTTGGTTTATCTACAAGGTTTTATCAAGCCAGCAGTTCAGAAATGTTTGGGGATGTTGATGTTTCTCCTCAAGATGAAGAAACTACTTTCCGTCCCAAAAATCCCTATGCGGCAGCAAAATTACACGCTCACTGGACTATGGTACATCACCGACAGCGTTATGGTTTGTTTGCTTGTAGTGGTATTTTATATAACCATGAATCTCCTCTACGTCCTCCTCAGTTTGTGACACGCAAAGTCTCTTTAGCGGTAGCATCGATTAAATTGGGTTTAGCCCAAACCTTAGAAATGGGTAACTTGGATGCCAAGCGTGATTGGGGTTTTGCTGGAGATCATGTTGAAGCTATGTGGCGAATGCTACAGGTTGATGAGCCGGAGGAATATGTGATTGGCACAGGTAAACTCCACAGTGTCAGAGAATTAATCGCCACGGCTTTTGATTGTGTGGAATTAGATTGGCGAAATTACGTAGTTACTAATAGCAATTTGTTACGGGCAGATGAACATTTTCAACTCGTTGCTAATCCCAGTAAAGCCAAACAAAATCTGGGCTGGGAACCAAAAGTTAGTTTTGAACAACTTTTAGAAAAGATGGTAAAAACAGATTTGGAAGGTTTGCAAAGTGGCAAAGTTACGCCTTTTATATCGGCTTTACCAATATAA
- a CDS encoding alkene reductase gives MSSNLNLFAPVQLGAYILPNRIVMAPMTRLRAIDSIPNSLMATYYAQRASAGLIVTECTMVSPLSLGYMNCPGIYSEEQVAGWRLVTDAVHEQGGRIFLQLWHAGRVSHSSLLGGELPVAPSAIAGVGSLHTPIGKVSLETPRALEIEEITEIIEQFRQGAKNALAAGFDGVELHGAFGYLIDQFLQDGSNQRTDEYGGSIENRSRFLLEVVAAVVDIWGGERVGIKLSPSNTFYGMQDSNPQATFGYVIKTLNSFGLAYLHLMEPNEVDLATREVLNPVITEFRPIYPGTIITNGGYDGITSDSYGALRERIIMSGIADLVSFGKLFISNPDLPKRLQLNAELNTPDPKTFYAADATGYTDYAFLES, from the coding sequence ATGAGTAGCAATCTCAATCTTTTCGCACCTGTTCAGCTAGGAGCCTATATCCTACCCAATCGGATTGTCATGGCTCCTATGACTCGGTTAAGGGCAATTGACAGTATCCCTAACTCCCTAATGGCGACTTACTACGCTCAACGCGCTAGTGCAGGGTTAATTGTTACAGAATGCACGATGGTGTCTCCTCTCAGTTTAGGCTACATGAATTGTCCGGGTATATACTCAGAAGAGCAGGTGGCAGGATGGCGCTTGGTGACAGATGCTGTCCATGAACAAGGAGGAAGAATTTTTCTGCAATTATGGCACGCTGGGAGGGTTTCCCACTCGTCTTTGTTGGGTGGTGAGTTGCCTGTTGCGCCTAGTGCCATAGCGGGGGTTGGTTCATTACATACGCCAATTGGTAAAGTGTCTTTAGAAACTCCTCGTGCTTTAGAAATTGAGGAAATTACTGAAATCATTGAACAATTCCGCCAAGGGGCGAAAAATGCTTTGGCTGCTGGTTTTGATGGTGTTGAACTTCACGGCGCGTTTGGTTATTTAATTGACCAATTTTTACAAGATGGCTCTAACCAACGTACTGATGAATATGGTGGTTCCATTGAGAACCGCAGTCGGTTCCTTTTGGAGGTGGTAGCTGCGGTGGTTGATATTTGGGGAGGTGAACGTGTCGGTATTAAACTTTCACCTAGTAATACATTTTACGGGATGCAAGATAGCAATCCTCAAGCAACTTTTGGCTATGTGATTAAGACGCTTAACTCTTTTGGGCTTGCTTATCTGCACTTGATGGAACCGAATGAAGTTGATTTAGCTACCCGTGAGGTGTTGAATCCTGTCATTACTGAGTTTCGCCCGATTTACCCAGGAACTATCATTACTAATGGTGGCTATGATGGCATCACAAGCGATTCCTACGGAGCGCTTCGCGAGCGCATTATCATGAGTGGTATTGCAGATTTAGTCTCTTTTGGCAAGTTATTTATCTCTAATCCAGACTTACCAAAACGCTTACAACTTAATGCTGAATTGAATACACCAGATCCAAAAACATTTTATGCTGCCGATGCTACAGGATATACTGATTATGCTTTCTTAGAATCTTAG
- a CDS encoding rubrerythrin family protein, with amino-acid sequence MDLSNFTTLQNLESAFGGESMANRKYLFFANVARQLGFSDLAKLFKETADQETEHAFAHFQLLHPELVVKDAASLTDEQKREIISRCLSLAIEGETYEYTTMYPEFAAAAENDRDNPAAEEFLKQAQESSDHANTFRSAAHRFGLLKFIENYHADRYSEALEVLNGGQAVTRVAGEDPATQKWICRQCSMIYDPVAGDPDSGIAPGTPFAAIPDDWSCPICGATKKTFKPLEEKVAA; translated from the coding sequence ATGGATTTGTCAAACTTTACTACACTTCAAAACTTAGAATCTGCTTTCGGTGGTGAATCGATGGCAAATCGCAAATACCTGTTTTTTGCTAATGTTGCGCGTCAACTGGGTTTTTCCGACTTAGCAAAACTTTTTAAGGAAACAGCAGATCAAGAAACTGAACACGCTTTTGCTCATTTTCAGTTGTTACATCCAGAATTAGTTGTTAAAGATGCAGCAAGTTTAACTGATGAACAAAAACGGGAAATTATCTCTCGTTGTTTGTCTTTAGCAATTGAAGGTGAAACCTATGAATACACTACAATGTATCCTGAATTTGCTGCTGCTGCTGAAAATGATCGTGATAATCCCGCAGCGGAAGAATTTCTTAAACAAGCTCAAGAATCTAGCGATCATGCTAACACATTCCGCTCCGCAGCACACCGTTTTGGGTTGCTAAAATTCATTGAAAATTACCATGCAGATCGTTACTCTGAAGCTTTGGAAGTATTAAATGGAGGACAAGCTGTAACTAGAGTAGCAGGTGAAGATCCCGCAACTCAAAAATGGATTTGTAGACAATGCAGCATGATTTATGATCCTGTTGCGGGTGATCCTGATTCGGGAATTGCACCTGGTACACCTTTTGCCGCAATTCCTGATGATTGGAGTTGTCCTATTTGCGGTGCTACTAAAAAGACTTTTAAACCTCTTGAGGAAAAAGTTGCTGCTTAA
- a CDS encoding RloB family protein yields the protein MGKISRTKLIDRAYNTRDAKLFIIATEGAETEQQYFGMFYDSRIKIEVLSTGEDNRSAPQYVLDRLEEFVRKYDLNEDDSLWLMFDVDRWPVKKLSEICREARKKKYHLAISNPCFESWLYLHFDNLSPDDKPCRIIEDKLREKLGSYNKSNLDLSLYKENIEEAVERARYLDTNHNHNWPHTPGTRVYKLVEILLKAIQDFS from the coding sequence ATGGGAAAAATCAGTAGAACTAAATTAATTGATCGTGCCTATAATACACGAGATGCAAAACTTTTTATAATTGCTACTGAGGGTGCAGAAACTGAACAGCAATACTTTGGAATGTTTTATGATTCCCGCATAAAGATAGAAGTATTATCTACGGGAGAAGATAACAGATCTGCTCCCCAATATGTTTTAGATAGATTAGAAGAGTTTGTCAGAAAGTATGATTTAAATGAAGATGATAGTCTTTGGCTTATGTTTGATGTAGACAGATGGCCTGTCAAGAAATTAAGTGAGATTTGCCGTGAAGCTAGAAAGAAAAAATATCATTTAGCAATTAGTAATCCCTGTTTTGAAAGCTGGTTATATTTACACTTTGATAATTTAAGTCCTGATGATAAGCCATGCAGAATTATTGAAGATAAGCTACGTGAAAAATTAGGAAGTTACAACAAGAGTAATCTTGACTTAAGTTTGTACAAAGAAAATATTGAAGAAGCTGTAGAACGTGCTAGGTATTTGGATACCAACCATAATCATAATTGGCCTCATACACCAGGAACGCGAGTTTATAAACTCGTTGAGATACTTCTTAAAGCAATACAAGATTTTAGTTAA